The genomic segment CCAAACTCCCGGGTACTGACGCGTAAACTCGGGATCCTCGCGGATCTCGATCCTGGACATCAACTCGATCACCTCAGGATCCAAAAACCGCTTGGACTCGAACGTCGCAAGCGTGATCTCACCGTCGAGAAGCGCAGCGGCAACGCAGAACGGCAGGCTGTGATCCGCTGTTTCCCGGGAGGTCGGCCGCCATTTTTCCGGATCCGTCGCACCCCTGCCGAGGAGCCGCTTGTACGATTCGACAACGATCGAGCGGATCTCCTTGACGTTGACTCTTTCCCTGAGCGCGAGGGCCGTCTGCACCGGAAGCTGTGCCGTGTAAAAAACCGGCCACCTCTTGAGGTACACGATACCCGCACGCAGCGGCCGGCGTCCGAGGCGGGAGAGGTCGAGAGGACCGGTAATCAGCTTTGTGACTCCGTTGTTGCCTTCGAAACAGTTCTCCGGCGCCGTCACCCCTTCTTTGGCGAGGAGGGCGGCAAAGACGCCGTTACGGCACGCGTTGGCGGACGCCAGCCCTTTCCACATCGAAAGGTCGCCGAGCCGGGTTTGCCCCAAAGCGCAGTTGGGGACGATCGCCAGGCTGAGCGCGTTTCGGCTCTGTTCTTCCGACAATCCGAGGATCTTGCCGGTTCCGAGCGCAGCGGCGGCGGCCGTGAACGTGACGTAGTCCCATCCGAGCTCACGCAGTCCCACCGCATCGGCGAGACCGCAGAGGACCTCGTACGCAACCACAACCCCAGTGATAAAAGACTCGCCGTCGGCGTGAACTGCATCGGCGGCGGCCAGGACCGCCCCCACCGTATCACTCGGATGCGGGCCGTCCTTGCCGAAGTAGTCGTCGTTGAAGTCCAGGCACCGGATCATTGCGGTATTCGCGAACGCGGCAAGCTCGGGAGACGTTTTGATGCGCGTCCCGATCACGCCCGACCGATGAAAGCCCTTCACCCGCGCCGCCAGCTGCTTCACGACTGCGACCGGAGTCGCGTTGAACGCGCCGAGTGCGCATCCCATCGCGTCGATCAAGCGCTGCTTGACCGCATGAAGAACTTCCGGCTCGATATCGCGAAAGCTCAGCGACTGAGTAAACGCTATCAACCGCTCTTCGATTTTGTCCATCCGTCACACACCGGGCGCTTCCCGAACCAGCAGAGAAGCGAGAGCTCCGACGTTTTTCGCGGCCTCGATCGTGTCGACGAACTCGACGATTTTCTCGAGCTTCTCCGAATCGACGGCGCCAGCACCCAGTTGCAAAAATTTCCTTCTGACTTCTTCGGTCGAGAACGGGTTCTCCAGCGTCCCCTTCGGCAGCACTATCGACGACTCGACGGTTCGTCCTCCCTTGAGCGAGATCCTCATGGTACAAGCAAATCTCCGTTTGCCGGTGGCGGTGGGATCGGCGACCAGCTCTATTTTTCTGCCGATCGCAAGGATGGCCTGATCATGCCACAGCCGGGGGTTGAGGTAGTGCTCCAGGTTGTTGTTGCCCTTCAATAGTCTCAGGGCGAGGGAAAAGCGCAGGCTGAACTGTGCTTGGATAACCTCGTTGGGCTCGTAAATGGATCCGCCGTGCAGGATCACTCCTTCGTTCAAATGGACACGGATGCATTCGACCTGTTCCGGCCGAATGGAGTGCTCCTCGATGAGCTTCGAGAGGGCCTCGATCGGCGAGTGCTGGCTGGCGTTGACGGGGAACCGCTTGATGGCGGCGTGCGTGACCGCGAACTCGTCGCCGAGGCGATCCGTGATCACTTCGGTCCGCTCCTGATCGCCGAAGACCTTGAGAATGCCTCGTTCGCCTTCGAATATCGACCTCGGGCCGGTCAATCCCATGCCGGCGAGCGCCGCAGAGCGCATGCCGCCGCAACAGGCCATGCCCGAATGCAAACGCTTGACTTCGCCTCCGGTCTGGTCGTACTCCATGGTTCCGCCGGCGTGGCTTCCTGCGATCGCGAGCGCGTGGCTCATTGAGCTCGCGTCAAGCCGCAGGATTTTTCCCGCGGTTGCGGCGGCGATGAAAACGCCCACGACTCCCTGCGAGTGATAGCCTCGGCGCATCATGCCCGGTAGCAGTCCCCGCCCCACGCGCCAACCGATTTCGTAGCCGCCTACGATTGCGGTGATGAAATCGCGCCCTGGAAACCCGGCGACTTCCGCCAAAGCCATCGCCACCGCAACGCTGGCGGCGCCAGGATGTCCCCCGCCTTGGTCGTAGTAGTCGTCGAGTTCGCATCCCTGCCCGAACGTTCCGTTGACGAGAGCGGCGTCGTCTGGGGGAACCCGGTCGCCGTGACCTATGATGGTGGCAGGGCCGCCCGGCTTGTACCGTCTCACGAACTCGTAAACGGGCCGGTTCCACGGAACCGTGGAGCCGAGCAACTGGCAACCGAGCTGATCGAGAACGTGTTCTTTTGCGCGCCTAACGACTTCCGACGGCAGCCGGCGGAAGTCCAGATCACAGACAAATTTGGCGAGCCGTTCGGCGACCGTTTGCACTTCCGCCACGGGGTCTCAACCTCTCGCCGCCCGGTGCGCTGGCTGCCGCCCAGCGCGGCCTCCCGTGTTGAGCGCGGTCCTGCCGGTCGGCGATGCCGCGAGGAGTCGTGAAATCTCGTCGGCCGCCCGGCGCACTGCCAGGACTAAGCGCTCGCGTCCCTTCGCGCGAAGCCGAAACGGCGTGAGCGTAATTGTCAACGTATAACGAACTCGTCCGTCGCTCTCAAAGATCGGCGCGCTGATCGCGCACAGGCCGTCCATGACGCGCTCGCCGCAGCTGAACGCGAAGCCCGCCCGCCTTACCTTCGCCAGCTCCACGAGGAGCTTTTTCGGATCGGTGATCGTTCGCGGCGTCAATGCCTCCAGCGGGCGCGACTTGAGATACGCTTGCAGCTCTTCTTCGGGCGCAAAGGCGAGCAACGCCTTTCCCGTGGCCCCGCAGTGAGCCGGAAACTGATCGCCTATGAGGATCGTGTCACGCAGAACTTCACGGCTTTCGACCTTTTCCACGCACACACGCTTGCCATCGCGCAGCTCGTGCAATCCGATATTTTCTCCGGTTTCGCTCATCAACCGCTCCATGATCGGCAGGGCAATCTTTCGAATGTCGAGACCATCCCGCACCAAGGAGGCGAGATACATGACACCAAAACCCAGCCGGTAGAGCTGGGTCCTCTCGTCCTGCTCGATCAGGCGGCGCGATATCATGACCTTCAGCAGCCTGCGGGTCGTGCTCGGCGGAAAGCCGAATCGCCGGCTGATCTGCATCAGGGATTGCTCCCGTGTTGCAGCATCGAACGAAAAGAGCAGATCCAGCGCTTTTTCGAGCGTCCGCGCGCCCGTGCTCAGTCTTTCCATATTATGGAAATATATTTCACGAAATACGGTGAGTTTTTATTCGTCCCGCCCGTCAATGTCAAGATGCCTGTTTTGGGACCGGAGCTCCCCTCTCTTTCCGGGCGGTGCCCGTTGTGAAATGGGCGCGCGGCTGGTAGTAAGAGCTGTCCTCGATTCTTGCGATGCCTCCTCGATTCCGACTCAGCCCTACGGCGCGAGGACTGACCACCCTTTACGCCAGCACGCTGCTCGCCGGCATGTGGTCCATGATCGTGCCGGCGGTGCCGGTCATTGCCGCCTCGTTCGGCATCAGCCCGGGCACGGCGGCGCAGGTCATCACCGCGCTCGCGCTCGGTCGCTTCGTCGGCATGCCGCTGAGCGGAGCCGTGCTCGACCGCCTCGGCACCCGCGCGGCGCTCTTCTGCGGTCCCGCGATCGCCTGCGGCGCCGCGCTGCTGGGGGCGCTCACGCCGGCGTTCTTCTCGATCCTCGTCCTGCTGTTCCTCGTCGGCATCGGCGAGAGCATCTGGGTGATTGCGCGCGAGGTCGCGGGGATCGACCTCGCGCGCCTGGAGCAGCGCGGCCGCGTCCTCAGCGGCTTTCACGGCGTCAACAACCTCGGCCTCGCGCTCGGCCCCCTGTTCGGCGGCATGCTCGCCGGGGCCTTCGGCTTCCGCGCGGTCTTTTTCGGCTACGCGGCGTGCGCCGGGTGCGCGATCCTGCTGGGCTCGGCGGTCGCCACCGCGCACCATCCTCCGGTCGCACGGCCCTCTGCGCCGTTCGACTGGCGCCCGGCCGCTCTGGTCCGGCGGCTGCGCGGCCTGAAGGATCTGTTCCGCGAGATCGACCCGGACCTGCGCGCAACCTACGCCGTGCTGGTCTTCGCGACCTTCACGAGCTTCATCCACCGCGTCACCACGCAGAGCATGCTGCCCCTGCTCGCCACGGCGCGGCTCGGCCTTTCTCCCGCGGAGGTGGGCATGCTGTTCACGATCTCGGGCTTTTCCGTCTTCGCCATGATCCTGCCCGCGGGCTTCGTGATCGACAAGGTCGGGAGGAAGTGGGCCACGGTTCCGAGCACCGGCATCCCCGCGCTCGCCTTTCTGCTCATCCCCTTCGCCGGGAGCTTCTTCCAGCTCGCGGTCCTGATCTCGTTTCTCGGCATCGCCAACGGCCTGTCCCTGGGCTCTCTGGCGACCTCGACCTACGACATCGTCCCTGCAAGCGCGCGCGGCCGGCTCCAGGCCGCGCGGCGCACGATCGCCGAGATCGGCGGCGTGGGCGCGCCGCTCCTCGGCGGCCTGCTCGCCGACCGCTTCGATCCCGGCGTTCCGTTTCTGGCTTACGCGCCGCTGCTCGTTGTGTCGGCGGCGGCGCTGGCGATGGTCGCGCGCGAGACGTTGAGGCGCTGAGGTGCGCGCCGCGGCTCGCTAGGCGAGCCTGAGAAGACGCTTGACGTTGCCGGCCATGATCAGCCGGAGGTCCTCGATCTTGAGCTTGAGGTGTCTCTGGGCGTGTTTGACGATCTTCTCGATCTCCCACTCCATCGGGTTGAACGGATGATCCGAGCCGTAGAGCACGCGCTCGGGCCCGGCCCACGAGATCGACTCGCAGAAGAAGGGCAACCACCCCACCCCAGAGCTGTCCATGTGGACGTTGTCGCATCTCCTGGCGATCTCGACCACCTCCCGCACCCCTTCGACCAGCCCCGAGTGCCCCATGATGATCGGGAGCCCGGGAAAATCCCGCGCCACCTCGCCGATCCGGCGCGGGCTCGCATTTTCCCCGAGCCCGCAGTGGAAAAGAACCACGAGCCCGTGGTGCTGCGCGGCTTCCATGAGCGGATAGACGTTTTCCTTGTCGTTCGCCGGACAGTTCTCGATCAACGGATGGATCTTGATCCCCTTGAGGCCGAGCCGAACGCCCTCTTCGAGCACCTCGAGCGTGGCCTTCGGGCCGTTCGCCGGGTTGAGGCGCATGAAGCCGTGGATGCGCCCCGCGTGCCGGCTCATCGCCTCGGCGATGTACCGGTTGGTCTCGCGGTAATCCGACGGCTCGCCCACGCCGATGGCGAAGGTCACGACCCCGTCGACGCCCGCACTGTCCATCGACGCCAGCATGTCCTCCGCCATGAACTTCATGATCGGCGGAATCTGGTGGATCGCGAGCTTTTTTCTCGCTCCCATGTGCGAGTGGGCGTCGATCACCTCGATCGGTTCTCCCTCGACGCGAATCATGCCTGCCTCCCTCGGGCGTCGCCTACGCCTCGATTCCCAGCTCCTTCAGCAGCTGCAGCCCCGCCTGCGCGGGCCCGTACTGCGGGTCGATCTCCAGGGCCTTCTTGAACTCCTCGCGCGCTTTCTCGTAGAGCCGCTTCTTCAGATATACGCGGCCGAGGTTGAAGTGCGGGTACTGGTAGCAGCAATAGCGGCGGGCGGTTTTGGCCTTCTCGAGGTAGGCGAGCGCCTCGTCTTCCCGCCCCAGCTCGATCAGATAGACGCCGATGTCGTTGTAGGGGTTGCCGAATTCGGGATCGAGACGAATCGCCTTTTGCGCCTCCTCGATCGCCCGATGGTACTGCCCCATCTGGCCGAGCGTCCAGCCCTTGAACGTGTACGCCTCGGCCGTGGGCCGGATCGCCAGCGAGTCGTCGTACAGCGCGAGCGCCTGCTCGTGAGCGCCGAGAAGCGAAAGCAGGTAGCCGGCGTTGTACAGCTCTTCGGCCGCATCCGGCTTTTGCCCGCTCGAGCCGAGCGCCGCGCCGCCCAGGAAGAGCATGAGGAGGGGGGTAAGCGGCAGGAAAG from the Candidatus Zixiibacteriota bacterium genome contains:
- a CDS encoding MmgE/PrpD family protein, which translates into the protein MDKIEERLIAFTQSLSFRDIEPEVLHAVKQRLIDAMGCALGAFNATPVAVVKQLAARVKGFHRSGVIGTRIKTSPELAAFANTAMIRCLDFNDDYFGKDGPHPSDTVGAVLAAADAVHADGESFITGVVVAYEVLCGLADAVGLRELGWDYVTFTAAAAALGTGKILGLSEEQSRNALSLAIVPNCALGQTRLGDLSMWKGLASANACRNGVFAALLAKEGVTAPENCFEGNNGVTKLITGPLDLSRLGRRPLRAGIVYLKRWPVFYTAQLPVQTALALRERVNVKEIRSIVVESYKRLLGRGATDPEKWRPTSRETADHSLPFCVAAALLDGEITLATFESKRFLDPEVIELMSRIEIREDPEFTRQYPGVWNCRITAVTGSRGTQVAQQSFPKGHPKNPLTDDEVEEKFVRLAEPLLSRDRCHAFLDFAWRLERAVDIGKLFDFLLC
- a CDS encoding MmgE/PrpD family protein produces the protein MAEVQTVAERLAKFVCDLDFRRLPSEVVRRAKEHVLDQLGCQLLGSTVPWNRPVYEFVRRYKPGGPATIIGHGDRVPPDDAALVNGTFGQGCELDDYYDQGGGHPGAASVAVAMALAEVAGFPGRDFITAIVGGYEIGWRVGRGLLPGMMRRGYHSQGVVGVFIAAATAGKILRLDASSMSHALAIAGSHAGGTMEYDQTGGEVKRLHSGMACCGGMRSAALAGMGLTGPRSIFEGERGILKVFGDQERTEVITDRLGDEFAVTHAAIKRFPVNASQHSPIEALSKLIEEHSIRPEQVECIRVHLNEGVILHGGSIYEPNEVIQAQFSLRFSLALRLLKGNNNLEHYLNPRLWHDQAILAIGRKIELVADPTATGKRRFACTMRISLKGGRTVESSIVLPKGTLENPFSTEEVRRKFLQLGAGAVDSEKLEKIVEFVDTIEAAKNVGALASLLVREAPGV
- a CDS encoding IclR family transcriptional regulator, with the protein product MERLSTGARTLEKALDLLFSFDAATREQSLMQISRRFGFPPSTTRRLLKVMISRRLIEQDERTQLYRLGFGVMYLASLVRDGLDIRKIALPIMERLMSETGENIGLHELRDGKRVCVEKVESREVLRDTILIGDQFPAHCGATGKALLAFAPEEELQAYLKSRPLEALTPRTITDPKKLLVELAKVRRAGFAFSCGERVMDGLCAISAPIFESDGRVRYTLTITLTPFRLRAKGRERLVLAVRRAADEISRLLAASPTGRTALNTGGRAGRQPAHRAARG
- a CDS encoding MFS transporter, translating into MPPRFRLSPTARGLTTLYASTLLAGMWSMIVPAVPVIAASFGISPGTAAQVITALALGRFVGMPLSGAVLDRLGTRAALFCGPAIACGAALLGALTPAFFSILVLLFLVGIGESIWVIAREVAGIDLARLEQRGRVLSGFHGVNNLGLALGPLFGGMLAGAFGFRAVFFGYAACAGCAILLGSAVATAHHPPVARPSAPFDWRPAALVRRLRGLKDLFREIDPDLRATYAVLVFATFTSFIHRVTTQSMLPLLATARLGLSPAEVGMLFTISGFSVFAMILPAGFVIDKVGRKWATVPSTGIPALAFLLIPFAGSFFQLAVLISFLGIANGLSLGSLATSTYDIVPASARGRLQAARRTIAEIGGVGAPLLGGLLADRFDPGVPFLAYAPLLVVSAAALAMVARETLRR
- a CDS encoding amidohydrolase family protein translates to MIRVEGEPIEVIDAHSHMGARKKLAIHQIPPIMKFMAEDMLASMDSAGVDGVVTFAIGVGEPSDYRETNRYIAEAMSRHAGRIHGFMRLNPANGPKATLEVLEEGVRLGLKGIKIHPLIENCPANDKENVYPLMEAAQHHGLVVLFHCGLGENASPRRIGEVARDFPGLPIIMGHSGLVEGVREVVEIARRCDNVHMDSSGVGWLPFFCESISWAGPERVLYGSDHPFNPMEWEIEKIVKHAQRHLKLKIEDLRLIMAGNVKRLLRLA
- a CDS encoding tetratricopeptide repeat protein translates to MRKTAFLPLTPLLMLFLGGAALGSSGQKPDAAEELYNAGYLLSLLGAHEQALALYDDSLAIRPTAEAYTFKGWTLGQMGQYHRAIEEAQKAIRLDPEFGNPYNDIGVYLIELGREDEALAYLEKAKTARRYCCYQYPHFNLGRVYLKKRLYEKAREEFKKALEIDPQYGPAQAGLQLLKELGIEA